The Tautonia plasticadhaerens nucleotide sequence ACCGGCCCCCGCGCCGGAGACGAGATCCTTGGCGAGCTGGCCGACGGGCAGGCTCTCGGGCTGGGAGGCGGCGGGGGCGAGGTGTTGCAGGGCGTGCTCGTCGCAGAAGTGGAAGATGGTGAATTTGCCGGGGACCTCGGGGTCGAGATCCGTGATGTGGTAGGTCGCCGGCTTGGAGCACTTCTGGCACTTCATCGCCGCGGTCCCCGGGCCCGATCCGAACCGGCAAACCCCGCCGACAAGCGGGCCGCACCGACGTCGGGGTGCCGGCCGAACTCGCGGCGGGGCCGTATTGCATCAGCATTGACGATCGCGTCCCATTGTAATGCCCCCCCTCCACCTGTCAAGCAACCCGGCGGCGCCCTAGCCGAGCCCGTCCGAAGTGCTTAGGCGCGTTGCCGGTCGCTTGTCGGGCGGCGGAGGGGGGGGGTAAGATCGGTCGATCGGGCCCCTCGGGGCCGGTCCGGCCTCCCCCCCCTCGACCCGACCCGATACCCGCCCATGACGCCCCCCCGACCCGCCGGGCCGATCCTCCACCCCGGCCCCGACCGGCTGCTGGAACACCTGGGAGCCGCCCCCGCCCTGCCGGTCTACCGGGAACTGACGGCCGACGGGCTGACCCCCGTCTCCGCCTTCTGCCGGGTCGCCCGCCCCGGCCCGTCGTTCCTATTCGAGAGCGTCGTCGGCGGGGAGAAGGTCGGCCGGTACAGTTTCCTCGGGACTGAGCCGTTCCTCCGCTTCGAGGCCCGGGGCAATCGCGTCACGGTCACCCCGGACGACGCCGTCGCACCGGCCCGGGAGTACGACGCGCCCGACCCGTTCGAGGAGCTGAGGACGCTGGTCCGCCGGTACGGCTCGGCCCCCCTGCCCGGCCTGCCCCGCTTCAGCGGCGGGGCCGTCGGCTTCGCCTCGTATGACTCCGTCCGTTACACCGAACGCCTCCCCGACGCCCCACCCGACGATCGCGGCCTGCCGGATCTGGCCTTCGCCTTCTATGACCGGATGGTCCTCTTCGACAACATCCGCAAGACGGTGATCGTCGTGGCCCAGGCGCGCCCCTCCGGCCCGGGGGAGGCCGAGGCCCGCGAGGCCTACGAGCGTGCCGGGGCGAGCCTGGACGAGCTGGTCGCCCGCCTCTCGGGCCCCGGGCCCGAGCTGCCCCCGGTCGACATCGACACGGGGGGCATCCCGACGCTCCGGCCCTCCTCGAACATGTCCCGGGAGCAATTCGAGGACGTCGTCCGGAGGTGCCGGGAGTACATCAAGGCGGGGGACGTCTTCCAGGTGGTCCCCAGCCAGCGATTCCGGGTCGAGACGACCGCCGAGCCGTTCGACATCTACCGGGCGCTCCGGGTCGTCAACCCGAGCCCGTTCCTGTTCTACCTGCCGTTCGAGGACTACTGCCTGATCGGCTCCTCCCCCGAGATCCTGGTGCGGGTCGAGGACGGTGAGGTGACGATCCGCCCCCTGGCCGGCACCCGGAAGCGCGGCAAGGACGAGGACGAAGACCGGGCGCTGGCCGAGGAGCTGCTGGCCGACCCCAAGGAGCGGGCCGAGCACGTCATGCTCATCGACCTGGGCCGCAACGACGTGGGGCGCGTCTCCGAGCGGTCGAGCGTCCGGCTGACCGAGGTGATGAAGGTCGAGCGCTACAGCCACGTCATGCACATCTCCTCCAACGTCTCCGGCACGCTGGAGGCCGGGAAGGACTGCTTCGACGCCCTGAGGGCCGGGCTGCCGGCCGGGACCGTCAGCGGGGCGCCGAAGGTCCGGGCGATGGAGATCATCGACGAGGTGGAGCCGACCCGCCGGGGGCCCTACGGCGGCGCCGTCGGCTACATCGACTCGACGGGCAACATGGACACCTGCATCGCGCTCCGGACCCTGGTCGTCCGGGGGGGTACGGCCGACATCCAGGCCGGGGCCGGGATCGTCTTCGACAGCGACCCGGCGACCGAGTACGAGGAGACCGTCAGCAAGGCCCGGGGGATGCTCAAGGCGATCGAACTTGCCCAGGACCGCCTCTCCCCCGCTCGACGCCACCAGGGCCCGGGCCCCGCGGCCGGGGGCGATCCCGCCGACGACGGCGGCCGCGGCGTGTCGTGACGGCGGGCGACCGATCCGGGTGACCCCGCGGGCCCGGCGTTGACCCGGGGCAGCGATCCGGGGGCGGATGAGGCCGGATCGCAACCGGCGACGGCCGAGACGTGTCGTTTATCGGCACGAATGCATCAGTGGGGTTGTTGGGATTTCGTCCCTCGCAAACGATCGTAGTTGACGCGAGTCGAGGGGCGAGGACGGGTCCGGGCCATGACGGGCCGGCCGTGCCCGAGACGATCGTCGCCGGTTGACTCGAACCCAACTCCCAACGAAGTGAGTGATCCTTGATGATCGTCCCCAACCGCGCCCGCATCGCGGGGGCGCTGGCCCTCTGCGCGCTCAGCTTCTGCCCGGACCGCTCGGCCGACGCCGAGCTGATCACCTCGGCCGCCGCGCTGAGGTCGCCGTCGACCACGGTCGGCTTCGACCCGTTCGATTTCGACACGCCCCATTACCTGACCACGAGCCAGGTGGTCCACGTCGACCCCACCCCGGGCCTCGGCGGCGTCACCTGGGTCCCGGGCGCGGCCGACGGATCCGCCCTGATCGGCAACGGCCAGCTCGGGGCCGTCTACGAGCCCTTCGGCTTCGGCTCCAACGGCGCCTGGAACGACGTCGGCCGGGGCGGATTCACCGGGCTCGTCGGGCCGGACGGCTCCATGACCTTCGAATTCGATGCCCCGGTCTCCGGGGTCGGCGGCCTGATCAACTACGCGCGCCCCGTGACCGGCTCCGGCCCGAGCATCGCCATCCTCGACGTCAACGGGTCGGTCCTGGAATCGGCCTTCCTCGACGACCCCGTCGACGGCGCCCCGGTCGTCGTCGGCGACGTGCTCAATGAGGGCCGGTTCCGGGGCTTCCAGCTCGACTCGGCCGTGATCTACGGATTCCGACTCAGCGAGGGCCGGATCGCGCTGGACGACCTGGCGTTCACCCGGGTCGAGATCCCGTCGGCCGGGGTCGTCCCCGAGCCGTCGACCCTGGCGATGGCCGGCCTGGGCCTGGGAGTCGTGGTCGCCGGGCTCCGTCGCCGACGGCGGGCCCTCGCCTGAGCCTCCGCCTGTCGATCGTCGCCCCCCTTCGATTCACGTTCGGGCGATGCCCCGGGAACCGCTCGACCGATCGAGCGGGTCGCCCCGGGGCGTCTCTCGTCGAGGGACGTGCCCGTCGACCGTGCAGGCGCGACCGGGCATCACGCAGTCGCCGCAATACGGGCCATCGGGCGGAGATTTCGGATTCGGCTCAAGCGATGAAATACGAGAGGGTTATGGATTGTCCCCGGGTTCCGAATTCGGCCGGTCCCCGATTCGCGTAGGGTCCCGCGTTCCCGGGAACGCGGCGCCGATTATCGCGGAGCCGAACGATCCGACCTTCCCCGTCGGCTCCCGATCGGCCGGTCCCGGACGCAGCCCGGCGGGCCCTGCCCCCGGGCCCCCCCGAATCGCCCCTCAAGGACCGAAGCATGAGTTTGAGCACGATGCCGACCGCCGCCGAGCCGATCGGCCTGGGGACGCGCACGTTCGAGACTCCCCCGGACGCCAGGTTCGGCGCGATCACCCCCGTCTTCCTGGTCGACCGGGTCGAGCCGTGCCTGGAATTCTGGGTCGATCGCCTCGGGTTCGAGGCGAGGATTCGAGTCGTCGGCGACGACGGCCTGGAGTTCGTCCAGCTGGCCCGGGACGAGGTCCGCCTCGCCTACCGGACCCGGGAGAGCGTCGGCCGGACGGCCCCCGAGCTGCTCGGGGGGCTCGACCACCTCCCCTGGGTGATCCTCTATCTGCCGGTCTCCGACCTCGACGCCCTGCTCCCCCGGCTCGACGGGGTCGAGGTCGTCGTGCCCCTGCGGGAAAACGACTTCGGGGTCCGGGAGCTGTACGTCCGGGAGCCCTCCGGCCGGCTGGTCGCCCTGGTCGAGCAGGGCTGAGCGACGATCGGCGTCGATCTCATGTCGAGGGTCGCCGGCCGGGGCCCGTCCCGTCCGGCGATCGTGCCGAGGTGGGCCCCGACCGGTCCTCCTTGGGGGATCAACCGCGACGGGGCGGGGCCTCGTACTCCTTGCGGTATTCCGCCTCGTCCCCCGGCCTCCAGAACCAGCCGAAGAGCAGGCCGTCCAGCGAGAGGTAGTTGCTCGTCACCGGTGAGAGCCAGAGGATGCCCGCGTCAACGAGCAGATAAATCAGCATCTTGGGGTACATGTCCGCGTTCTCCAGGACCACCCAGCCGAAGAGCAGGCTCAGCAGCAGCAGCCCGGCCAGGGTCGAGGAGAGCGTGGTCAGCAGGCCGAGGATGAGCAGGCCGCCGACGGCCACCTCGGCATAGGGGAGCAGGCCCGTGTGCAGGTCCAGCAGGGGGCCGAGGTCCCGGGCGAGCCAGGTCTCGGCGAACATGCCCCGGATCGTGTCGGGGTAGCGGGGCGTCTCCGGGGGTTCGGTCGCCGCCCGGTCCACCGAGAACTCGTCCGGCGCCGATGCCTCCGGCCCCGGTCCTTCGGGCTCCGCCCCCGTGACGGTCGGCCCCGGCTCGGCGACCGGCGGCGTGCCGACCACGCCCATCTCCTGGAGCTTGCCGAGGCCGGCCATCAGGAAGATCATGCCCAGGCCGAGCCGGAGCAGCAGGGCGGTGAGGCTGCGGACGAGGTGGCCGGGCTCCCGGCGCAGGGCGATCGACTCGGACGGTCGCATGAACGGGGTCCTTCGATTCGGGTTGAGGGGTCGGGGGGGGCGAGGGGTCAGGGGGACGAGGCCCGGACCCGGGAGAGGATCGGGTCGACGAGGTCCTCCGGCACGAATCGGGCCAGCGCCTCGGGGCCGCCGTAGCGGGCGACCTGCTTGATGAGCGAGCTGGAGACGTGGGCGTACTCGCCGTCGGCCATGAGGAAGACGGTCTCGATGCCCGGGTCGAGCCGGTGATTGGTCAGCGTCATGCTGAACTCGTATTCCATGTCGGAGAGCGTCCGCAGCCCCCGGAGGATCACCCGGGCGCCGATGGACCGGACGAAGTCGACCGTCAGCCCCTCGAAGGCCCGGACCTCGACGTTGTCGAAGCGGGACAGCACCCGACCGGCCAGGTCGACGCGCTCCTCGATGGGGAAGAGCACCTGCTTGTTCGGGTTGACGCCGATGGCGACCACAAGGCGCTCGAACAGCAGGTGGCCGCGGTCGATCACGTCGAGGTGGCCCAGGGTGAGGGGGTCGAACGTGCCGGTGAAGACGGCCGATCGGGACGACAGTTCCATGGTCGGGCGCTCCGCCGGGGCCGGGATCTAGGTCGGGATGGGCGAGGAGGGGTCAGGGGCGAGTCCGGAGCCCCTCGGCCAGCCGGTCGAGGTCGTCGTCCCCGTTGTAGAGGTGGGGGCTGACGCGGAGCTTCCCCCTCCGGCAGCTGACCGAGACCCCCCGACCCTTCAGGGAGCGGACCACGGCGTTGTTGTCCGACCCTTCCCGGTCGAGCACGACGATCCCGGATCGGTCCCCGGGTCGGTCCGATCCGACCACCTCCCAGCCGGCCGACCGGGCCCGCTCCCGGACCCCCTCGGCCCGGTCGAGGATGCGCCCGGAGACGCGATCGGGCCCGAGTTCCAGGAACAGCTCCAAACTCTTGCCGAGCCCGAGCAGGCCGGCGAAGTTGTAGCATCCCCCCTCCCATCGCCCCGCGTCGGGCTTCAGGTCGAAGGCGGGCTCGGGGTCGTTGTAGGAGCTGGTCACGCTGTTCGAGCCGACGAGGATCGGCCGGAGCCGGTCGATCCAGTCCTCACGGACGAACATCAACCCCGCCCCCTCGGGGCCGAGCAGCCACTTGTGGCCGTCGGCGGCGAGGAAGTCGATCGGCGTCCGCCTCACGTCGATCGTCAGCGGGCCGAGTCCCTGGATCGCGTCGACGAACAGGGCCACCCCCCGGGCGTGGCACAGCTCGGCCAGCGTGTCCAGGTCGTTGCGGAACCCCGAGGCGAACTCGACGTGGCTGATCGCCAGCACCCGGGTCCGGTCGTCCATGGCCTCGACGAGATCTTCGGGCCGGATCCGACCCTCCCGGGAGCGGACCAGGCGCGTCTCGACCCCCCGGGACTCGAGGTTCTTCCAGGGGAAGAGGTTCGAGGGATATTCCTCGCTCGCCGAGACGACGTTGTCGCCGGGAACCCAGGGGAACCCCTCGGCGACCAGGCCGATCCCCATGGTCGTGCTCGTGACGAAGGCGACCTCGCCCGGCTCGGCGTTGATCAGCGCGGCGGCCCGGCGGCGGATCCGCTCCAGCTCCTCCCGCCAGCCGAGCCAGTTGACGCAGCCGTTCGCCTCCTGCTCGGCCACCCAGGACCGCATTGCGTCGCCGCTCCGGCGCGGCAAGGGGGCGATCGCGGCGTGGTCGAGGTACGCCCACCGGCCGGTCACCGGGAATTCTGCCCTCGCGACTTCCGTCCAGTCCATCTCGATCCCCCGTCGCCGGTCGGAGTGTCCGCCACCGACCGCAAGCCTACCGCCCGGCCCGTCCCCGGGCCAGTTCTCCTCGCAGGCTCCGGGGGATCGATCGGCCCGGGTCAGAGCCAGGACGAGGACCAGAGCAGCAGCAACCCCTCGGCCGCCATCGCCATCCCCGCCGCCATCGGGCTGACGACCGCCAGCAGGCCGATCCCGGCGACGGAGCCGACCACCAGGAACGCATGCAAGAGCCCGGTCATGGCGGATGAGCCCACCCATCCCCGCCTCATCTCGATGGCCGACGCCGCGCCGTAGAGCCCCGCGAGGACCGGCAGCATCAGCAGGGCCAGCCCCGCCGCCGTCCTCCCGAATTCCCCGGGGGCGATCGCCAGGATCGACTTGAATCCGGCCATGACGAACGAGGCCACCACCACCGAGACCAGCAGGTCGACGACGACCGGCTTCCGGGCGCCTCGGACGGAACGACGGTCGAGCATGAGCCTGCTCCCGGATCGGGGATGACGGCCCCCCGATTCGGGAAGCCGGGATGCGGCCGGAGGCGAGACGGGACGAGGGCTGGGCCCGACCCGCCGGGGCTGCCTACACTATCAGAAGAGCGTCCGGGGCCGGTCGTCCGGCCCCGGGACGCCCGGAATTCCGTCCATCCCGGTGGATCGCCCCCCTGACCGATGGCACGAGACGCGAACGCCCCCACCCCCCGGCACCTCTTCTGTTACGGGACGCTCGGCCCCGGGGACGCCCGGGAGGCCGGGCGGCCCGGGTGGGAGGCCGACGCCGTCCGGGGGCGGCTCTACGACACGGGCCCGTACCCGATCCTGGTCGGCTGGGACGACCCGGGGGCGTCCTGGGTGGAGGGGCACGTCCGCCCGGTCACCCGGGCCGAACTGGAGGGGACCCTGGACCCGTATGAAGGGGTGGACGAGGGGCTGTTCGCCCGGGTCGCGTTGCGGACGCGGTCGGGGCTCCTGGCCTGGGCGTACGCCTATCCGCATCCCATCCCGGCCGGGGCGGCCGGGCCGATCACCCGATGGACGGGCCCCCGGGTCGACCCCGGGCCGACCCGGACCCCCACGCAGGCCCCTGGAGGGAGGACGCCGATGGCCACCGACGCCG carries:
- the trpE gene encoding anthranilate synthase component I, coding for MTPPRPAGPILHPGPDRLLEHLGAAPALPVYRELTADGLTPVSAFCRVARPGPSFLFESVVGGEKVGRYSFLGTEPFLRFEARGNRVTVTPDDAVAPAREYDAPDPFEELRTLVRRYGSAPLPGLPRFSGGAVGFASYDSVRYTERLPDAPPDDRGLPDLAFAFYDRMVLFDNIRKTVIVVAQARPSGPGEAEAREAYERAGASLDELVARLSGPGPELPPVDIDTGGIPTLRPSSNMSREQFEDVVRRCREYIKAGDVFQVVPSQRFRVETTAEPFDIYRALRVVNPSPFLFYLPFEDYCLIGSSPEILVRVEDGEVTIRPLAGTRKRGKDEDEDRALAEELLADPKERAEHVMLIDLGRNDVGRVSERSSVRLTEVMKVERYSHVMHISSNVSGTLEAGKDCFDALRAGLPAGTVSGAPKVRAMEIIDEVEPTRRGPYGGAVGYIDSTGNMDTCIALRTLVVRGGTADIQAGAGIVFDSDPATEYEETVSKARGMLKAIELAQDRLSPARRHQGPGPAAGGDPADDGGRGVS
- a CDS encoding PEP-CTERM sorting domain-containing protein; protein product: MIVPNRARIAGALALCALSFCPDRSADAELITSAAALRSPSTTVGFDPFDFDTPHYLTTSQVVHVDPTPGLGGVTWVPGAADGSALIGNGQLGAVYEPFGFGSNGAWNDVGRGGFTGLVGPDGSMTFEFDAPVSGVGGLINYARPVTGSGPSIAILDVNGSVLESAFLDDPVDGAPVVVGDVLNEGRFRGFQLDSAVIYGFRLSEGRIALDDLAFTRVEIPSAGVVPEPSTLAMAGLGLGVVVAGLRRRRRALA
- a CDS encoding VOC family protein; the protein is MSLSTMPTAAEPIGLGTRTFETPPDARFGAITPVFLVDRVEPCLEFWVDRLGFEARIRVVGDDGLEFVQLARDEVRLAYRTRESVGRTAPELLGGLDHLPWVILYLPVSDLDALLPRLDGVEVVVPLRENDFGVRELYVREPSGRLVALVEQG
- the coaD gene encoding pantetheine-phosphate adenylyltransferase, giving the protein MELSSRSAVFTGTFDPLTLGHLDVIDRGHLLFERLVVAIGVNPNKQVLFPIEERVDLAGRVLSRFDNVEVRAFEGLTVDFVRSIGARVILRGLRTLSDMEYEFSMTLTNHRLDPGIETVFLMADGEYAHVSSSLIKQVARYGGPEALARFVPEDLVDPILSRVRASSP
- a CDS encoding aminotransferase class V-fold PLP-dependent enzyme; protein product: MDWTEVARAEFPVTGRWAYLDHAAIAPLPRRSGDAMRSWVAEQEANGCVNWLGWREELERIRRRAAALINAEPGEVAFVTSTTMGIGLVAEGFPWVPGDNVVSASEEYPSNLFPWKNLESRGVETRLVRSREGRIRPEDLVEAMDDRTRVLAISHVEFASGFRNDLDTLAELCHARGVALFVDAIQGLGPLTIDVRRTPIDFLAADGHKWLLGPEGAGLMFVREDWIDRLRPILVGSNSVTSSYNDPEPAFDLKPDAGRWEGGCYNFAGLLGLGKSLELFLELGPDRVSGRILDRAEGVRERARSAGWEVVGSDRPGDRSGIVVLDREGSDNNAVVRSLKGRGVSVSCRRGKLRVSPHLYNGDDDLDRLAEGLRTRP